The sequence below is a genomic window from Thiomonas sp. FB-Cd.
ACGGGCGCTTGCCGCGATGCCCATCTCCGAGAAGCGTCCACCATGGTTCTGCTCGGGCTGTCCGCACAACACCAGCACGCGCGTGCCGGCAGGCTCGCGCGCGACGGCCGGCATCGGCTGCCACTACATGGTCGTGTGGATGGATCGCAGCACGACAACCTTCAGCCAGATGGGGGGCGAGGGCGTGGCGTGGGTCGGACAGGCACCGTTCAGCAAGGACAAGCACGTGTTTGCCAATCTCGGCGATGGCACGTACTACCACTCCGGTCTGCTGGCCATCCGCCAGGCCATTTCCAGCCAGGCCAACATCACCTACAAGATTCTGTTCAACGATGCGGTGGCGATGACCGGTGGCCAGCCCGTGGAGGGCGGCCTCACGGTCCCGCAAATTACCCGCGAGCTGCAAGCTGAAGGTGTGCGCGAGATCGTCGTCGTCACCGACCAGCCACAGAAATATGCGGGCGTCCACGACCTCGGGCCCAACATCGCCGTGCACCACCGCGACGAACTCGACGCGATCCAGCTGCGCCTGCGTGACGTGCCCGGCACCACGGTCATTGTCTACGACCAGACCTGCGCGACCGAGAAGCGCCGGCGTCGCAAGCGCGGGTTGATGGAGGATCCGCCGCGGCGCGTCGTGATCAACCCGTTGGTGTGCGAAGGGTGCGGCGACTGCTCCGAGCAGAGCAACTGCTTGTCCGTGGAGCCGCTGGAAACCGAGTTCGGCCGCAAGAGGGCGATCAACCAAAGCACCTGCAACAAGGATTACTCCTGCCTCAAGGGATTCTGCCCGAGCTTTGTCACGGTCGAGGGCGGAGCCTTGCGCAAGCCCAAGCCAGCCCAGGCCCCCAGCGCAGATGCACTGCCCGTCTTGCCCGAGCCGGCCATTCCCGATCCCGTGAAGGCCGACCGCGCCGGCGGCGGCTGCTACGGCATCCTGGTGGCGGGCGTGGGTGGCACCGGGGTCATCACGATCGGCCAGCTCCTGGGAATGGCCGCGCACATCGAGGGCAAGGGCATCGTCACCCAAGACGCGGCGGGCCTTGCCCAAAAAGGCGGCGCGACATGGAGCCACGTGCTCATCGCCGACACGCCGGAGCACATCCACACCACGCGCGTTGCCATGGCCGAGGCCGAGCTCATCCTCGGTTGCGACAGTATCGTGACGGCCGACCGCGAGACGCTCTCGCGCGTGCGTGAAGGCCGCACCTATGTGGCGCTCAACACCCACGGCACCCCCACGGCGACCTTCGTGCACCAGCCGGACTGGCAGTTCCCGGCCGCAGCCTGCCGCGCAGCCATTGAGCAGGCTGCAGGGGCCGGGCAAATCGCCGGGTTCGATGCCGAGGATGCTGCCGTGCAGTTGCTGGGCGATGCGCTGTATGCCAACCTCATGCTTCTGGGTTTCGCATGGCAAAAGGGCTGGCTACCGCTGCAGCGTGCTTCACTGCTGCGCGCCATTGAGCTCAATGCCGTGGGGGTCGAGAAGAACAAGACCGCGTTTGAATGGGGTCGTCGCGCTGCCGCCGACCCCCAGGGCTTTGCCGCGCTCACGGCGACCGGACAGGTGATCCGCTTCGTTCGCCGCCCCTCGCTGGACGAGGTCATCAAGCGGCGCGTGGAGTTTCTCACCGATTACCAGAGTGCTGGCTACGCAGCGCAATACGCTGCGTTCGTCGCCAAGGTGCGCGCGGGCGAGGGCCCACTGCAATCGAGCCGGCTGAGCGAGGCGGTGGCGCGCTACCTTTTCAAGCTCATGAGCTACAAAGACGAATATGAAGTGGCCAGGCTGCACCGCACCCCGGAGTTCGCCGCGCAAATCCAGGAGCAGTTCGAGGGTGACTTCAAGCTGCATTACCACCTCGCACCGCCTTTGCTGTCAAAGCGCGATGCGAAGGGGCACTTGGTGAAGCGCGAATTCGGGGCCTGGATCGGCACCGTCTTCGGCGCCCTGCGCCACTTCAAGGTGCTGCGCGGCACCGCGCTGGATCCGTTTGGGCACACGGCGGAGCGCCGGCAAGAGCGCGCGCTCATCGCGCGCTACCGTGACACCGTGGGCGAACTGCTGGGCGGGCTCAATGCGCAAAACCTTGAGCTTGCCGTGCGCATAGCCAGCGTGCCGGAACATATTCGCGGCTTTGGCCACATCAAGGCCGATCAGCTGGAGCAGGCGCTTGCGCAGTGGGATGCGTTGATGCTGCAGTGGCGCCAAGGCGGATCGAACACCGGCGATGGAGCGCCGGCGTTGACCGCCGCACGTCCACAGCCCGAGCACGCCTGACATTCTTCGGCCGCTTTGGGCGAGGTGGCGGGTCCCAGGAGGCGCGGATGGCGCGCACCCAGGCGAGTCCTGGGTGCGCGCTCGCCGCCTCAGTCCGGATGCGCTCCGGATGCTTTGTGGGGCGTGCCGCTGCGCTACCGGCGCTCGAAGATCCAGGACGCCGCAATGCCCAGCGCGAGGCCCCAGAAGGCACTTCCGATGCCGAACATGGTGAGGCCGGACGCGGTGACGAGAAAGGTGACGAGTGCAGGCTCGCGTTCGTCTTCTGTGCCGAGCGCATTGAGCAAACTGTTGCCGATGGTGCCCAGCAGAGCCAGTCCAGCGATGGCGACCACCAGAGCGCGCGGAAACGCGGCGAAAACGCTGGCAATCGTCGCGCCCATGATGCCTGTCACCAGATAAAACACGCCGGCCCAGACGGCCGCGCGATAGCGCCGCGCCGGGTCGGGGTCCGCATCCTTGCTCATGCAGATCGCTGCGGTAATTGCCGCGAGATTGAACGAAAATCCGCCAAACGGTGCGAGCAGCACGCCGGTAAGACCGGTCCAGCTGATCAAGGGTGATGATGGCGTGGCGTAGCCGTTGGTGCGAAGGACCGCCATGCCGGGAACATTTTGCGAGGCCATCGTGACGATGAACAGCGGCAACCCCACCCCCAGCACAACGGGTAGGGAAAACGCCGGTGAGGTCCATATGGGGTGCGTGAATGCGACCCTGATGCTGCCCACCCTGATCATGCCCTGCGCCGCGGCAACAAGGAGCCCGAGCAGGAAGGTCAGGGGCACGGCATAACGCGGCAGATGACGTCGGGCGAGGAGAAAGAGCCCCAGCATGAGGCTGACGAGCAGGCGCTGGTCGGGTAAGGCGGCAAAAACATCCAAGCCGAACTGCAAAAGCACGCCGGCGAGCATCGCTGAAGCCAACGCCTTGGGAATGCGTCGCATGATCTGGTCAAACCAGCCTGTCACGCCGCAAAGTGCGATCAGCGCCGATGCGAAAACAAAGGCGCCGATTGCCTCGGCCATGGGAACTCCCGCTAATCCAGTGGCCAGCAAGGCCGCACCTGGTGTTGACCAGGCGGTCAGCACCGGGCTTCGAAAATAAAGAGACAGTCCGATGCATGTCAGCCCCATGCCGATTCCAAGGGCCCACAGCCAGGACGCCATCTCGGCCGGCGAAGCGCCCGCGGCGCGCGCCGCCTCAAAAACAATGGCCGCTGAACTCGTGTACCCGACCAGCACGGCAATAAAGCCGGCCGATACGTGCGCGGGCGAGAACCAGCTCGCGATGCGATTGCCCACCATTGGCTCCTCTGTTGTAATCTTCCACCGTGCGCTATGACGCACGGTGAAAGATTAGCAGATGGGCGTTATAACGCACGCTCAGGCGTTGGGAGAAGCCGTCATGACCGCAGAGCCCGCAGTGGATGACCCGCCTGGTCCGCACGAGATCGGTCGGACCGTGGCCACGCGGTTGCGTGAATTGCGCAAGCAGCGCGGCTGGAGTCTTGACCGTGCCGCGCTCCAGACCGGAGTGAGCAAGGCCATGCTCGGGCAGATTGAACGCGGGGAGTCGAGCCCAACGGTCGCGACGTTGTGGAAGATTGCGGGGGGATTTGCCTGCTCCCTGACGAGCTTTCTTGTTGACGCGGCCGAGCCCTGGGCTGACAGTCATGTGCGCAATGCCGCCGCTGCGCGCGCGAAGCCGGCCAGCGACGACATGCTCGTGGCCCCGATCTTTGCCTACGACCCGCGGTTTGCATTCGAATTGCTCGAGCTCACGTTGTTGCCCGGGTACGTCCGCCACTCCGAACCGCATACGGCTGGCGTGACGGAGCACGTGATCGTTCTGCAGGGACGCATGGATGTGATGTTTGCCGGGCAATGGACATCGCTTGCGCCCGGCGACGCCGTCCGGTTTGCCGCTGACAGGCCCCATGGCTATCGCAATCTCGGCGACTCAGCCGCTGTTTGCCTCAATCTCATCCATTACGCCGTCACCGCACCGCACCCAAGCCACGGAGGACCATCGGCGCCTGCACAACCATGAGGCCACTGCGGCGCGGCGACACGCCGGCCTGCCCAAAGGCAGATTCAGGCGTCGACCGGAGCACCCACGCCGATGCTGCAGCGGCACGGCATCAAGGTTGTGCGTGGCGCGATCAAAATTCGGTCGGGTCCACGTCGATGGCCCAGCGAACGCGCGCCTTGCTTTCCAGCAGGGATGCGCGCCACTGCGTGAGAAAACCCTGCAACGCTGCGCGGCTCGCGCCTTCCACCAGGATGTGCTGCCGGTGGACCCCGGCCACGCGGGCCAGGCTTGCAGGCACCGGCGGGTAGACCATCAGGCCCGCCGCCTGTGCCGGCGCAGCCGCCAAGTCGGTGGCCAGAAGCAGGAAGGCCTCGAGAGTCTCGGGCCGTTTGTGCTCGGCGCGCAGCAGCGCCTGGTACGAAAAAGGCGGCATCCCCGCCCGCCGGCGCTCGACCAGCTCCTGCGCAGCAAAACTGCGGTAGTCGTGAGCCCGCAGCGTCTGGTACACCATATGCTCGGGGTATGCGGTTTGCACCAGCATCTCCGCGGCGTGGACGGGCGCCGCAGCGGAACCGTCGGTGTCAGCAGTACCGGCGGTGGGCACCGTGTTTGCACCCGGCTCGCCACTGGCGCGCCCGGCTCGTCCGGCTGCCTGCATGATTTGGGCGAACAGGCGCTCTGGACCGCGCACGTCGTGGGTGAACAGACCGGCGTCGGGGTTGAGTGCGGCCACGAGGGTGACGCGCTGAAAGTCATGCCCCTTGGTAATCATCTGGGTACCCACGAGGATGTCGACCTCACCCGAATGGACCTTGGCGAATCCGCTTTGCGCAGCGCCTCTGCGCCGCACGCTGTCGGCGTCAATGCGCGCAATGCGCGCCTGGGGGAACAGCGCCACCAGCGCCTCTTCCACGCGCTGGGTCCCGCGCCCCAGGGGCTGAAGGTCAAGACTTCCGCAATCCGGACAGGCACGTGGAACCGGGGTGCGATGACCGCAGTGGTGGCAGCGCAGTGTTCGGTCGGTGCGATGGAAGACAAGGTGCGCGTCGCAATGCGGGCAATCCGATAGCCAGCCGCAATCCGGACAGCGCAGCACTGGCGCGTAGCCGCGCCGATTGATGAAAAGCAGGCATTGCTCGCCGCGCGCCAGACGCTGCAGGATGGCCTCCTGCAGTGCGGCGCCAACCAGTCCGCCAGTGCGCAGCAGCGGGTCTTGCCTCGCGTGCAGCAGGCGCACTTCGGGCAAGCGGCCCGCGGCACGCTCAGGCAGCTCCAACAAGCGGTACCGCCCCCGTTGGGCCGCGTGCCAGCTCTCAAGCGCGGGTGTGGCCGAGCCCAGCACCACGGGCACGCCGCGCTGGCGGGCACGCCAAACCGCCAAGTCGCGTGCGGAATAACGCGCGCCTTCCTGCTGCTTGTACGAGGGATCGTGCTCCTCGTCCACAATGATCAGGGCCAGGCGTGGCAGACTGGCCAGCGCCGCCAGACGGGTGCCCAGCACGATGCGCGCCTCGCCGCTGTGCGCCGCGCGCCAATGGTCGAAGCGCTCGGCCTCTGCAAGACCACTGTGCAACAAGGCGATCGACTCCTGCGGAAACCGCTCGGCCAGGCGCGTTGCCAGCGGTGGCGTCAGGTTGATTTCGGGGGTGAGCACCAAAACCTGCGTGCGTGGATCCTTCGCCAGCGCATGCGCCACGATGCGCAGATAGACCTCGGTCTTTCCGCTGCCGGTGACTCCGAAAAGCAGGAAAGGTGCGAAGCCCTGGGCCTCGCACACCGCGCTCACGGCGGCCTGCTGCGCCGCCTGCAGGACGTGAGGCGGCCTGGCCTCCGCGGGTAACCCGGGGTCATCCGGCATGCGCGCCGCCGGCGCCGGCACAGGCTCCACCCAGCCCTGGGCAGTCCAGTCGCGCAAGAGCGCCGCAGCCTTCGGATGAAGCCGGCGCGCAGCGGCGAGCGCCAGAGGCGGTGTGGCGCGTGTCTCGGCGGCGCTCGCGCCCTCCTCCAATGGTGCAAGCCCGAGCGCGGAGGTCAAGCGCGCAAGGGCGGCATGGCGGGGGACGATCGCGGCGCGCAGCCCCAGCTGCCCGGCCGGGGTCAGCCGAAAGGCTGCGCGCTCCCGGCGTGCGCGCTGTGCCGCCACGCGCGCCGCCACAGCGGCCGCACTGCGGCTGCGAAGCCAGCCGGGCAAGGCCGCCCCCATCAGCTCGCCCAGTGGCCGCTGGTAATAGCTCGCGGCAAAGCGCAGGAGGGCCAGCCAGTCCGCACCGAGCGGCGGCAACGCGTCCACAACCTCGGTCACCGCGCGCAACGTTGCCGACGCCGCGCGCGCTGGCCCGGCTGCATCCAGCACAACCCCTCCCACCGTCTGGCGCCCGAGCGGCACGCGCACCAGCGTGCCGGGTACCAAGGCTTCGGTGTGCGTGTAATCCAGGACGTCCCAAAGCGGTGCATCCACCGCGATGTGAAGCACAACCACGGGCGGATTCCCGACTGTCGGCCTTTGCGCTGGGTCAGGGTTTTCCACGAGATGGGGTCGCGAGGGAGAGAATTAAGTGAGTGTTGACTCGCACGCAGCCGCCCGATTTTTCAGGCCGTGGACAAACGGAAAAAAGTCAAGTCTGCTTGTGAATAACTTTGTGCATAGGCTGCGTCTTATGCGAAATCAAGCTTGTGGATAACAATGTGAGTATCTTTTCACGCAGTTGCACAAACCTGAGATAGGCTTTTTAAATCAAAAGGTTAGTCAGGTGAACTTCAAGTCAAGCCTGTGATTTTCATGCTGCACTGCATATCATCCCAAAATGTGCATAAGCACGCACCGTTCTTGACCTGAACGCACGTTTGTGGTGGGCTATGCGCACCGCCACGGGTCTAGACGCGCAGTGTTCGACTATGCCCGTGCACGGCCTCGACCAGCGCGGCCACATGCTCGGGCGGCGTGAATTGCGAGATGCCGTGCCCGAGATTGAAGACATGCCCCACAGCCGCGTTCGCCGTCACGGGACCAAAACTCTCAAGAACCGTGCGCGCCTGCGCCGCGATGCGGTCCGGTGGCGCGAACAGTATGGCGGGATCGAGATTGCCCTGAAGTGCCACACGGTGGCCAACCTGCGCCCGCGCGGCACCGAGATTGACCGTCCAGTCCACGCCCAAGGCGTCGGCGCCGCTATGGCTCATGGCTTCGAGCCACGGACCGCCACCCTTGGCAAACAAAATGACCGGCACCCGCCTGCCCTCATGCTCCCGCTTGAGCTGGGAAATGACGCGCTGGCTGTAACCCAGCGAAAACTCCTGAAAGGCGCCGTCCGCCAGGGCACCGCCCCAGGAGTCGAAGATCATGGCCGCCTGCGCGCCGGCATCGATCTGCGCGTTGAGGTACGCGGCAACGGCGTCGGCGTTCACGGCCAGGATGCGGTGCATCAAATCAGGGCGTGAATACAAAAGCGTCTTGGTGAGGCGCCAGTCATCGCTGCCGTGTCCCTCCACCATGTAACACGCCAATGTCCACGGGCTTCCGGAAAAGCCAATGAGCGGCACACGCTGGGTGTCGCCCTGCTGCAGCGCCCGGCGGATTTGTGCCACCGCGTCGAAGACATAGCGAAGCTGGTCAAGATCTGGCGGGCGCAACGCCAGAACGTCCGCCTCGGTGCGCAGCGGGCGCTCGAAGCGTGGCCCTTCGCCTGCCGCGAACTGCAGGCCAAGGCCCATCGCATCTGGCACGGTGAGGATGTCGGAAAACAAGATCGCCGCGTCCAGAGGGAAGCGATCCACCGGCTGCAGCGTGACCTCGGTTGCGAAATCCGGATTCTGGGCCAGGGCCAGAAAGCTGCCGGCGCGCGCGCGTGTGGCGTTGTACTCGGGCAGGTAGCGCCCGGCCTGGCGCATCAGCCACACTGGCGTGTAGTCAGTCGGCTGACGCAGAAGGGCGCGAAGAAAAGTGTCGTTCGAGAGGGCGGTCATCGGGGTATTGTCGCAAACCCCGGATGCCCGACCTCCAGCGCCCCATCCTTGCAGCGGCTAAACCTTCCGTAATCGATTGAGCTGTTGCAACTCGTATTGCACGCGCACTTTGGAAGCGTTGACCTTCGCCACCGTCTCCTCGATCCCCTTCACCGCACGTCCGGCTGTGGGCGCGTACCAAAAATGGGTGATGACCGTTGCATTGGGCGTGGCGTAGCGCCCCTGAAGGCGCAGCGTGTTGAACGTTCCCGCGGGCACCTGCACCGATTCCTCCGCTTCAACCGTCACCTGGACCTCGATGGACGCATGCAACTCCCACTCCGGTTGGCTTTGAATGATGGTCTCGCTCCAGCTCTCGCCCGGCGCCATGGGAAAGCGGAATTGCGGAAAGGCCGGGCTGTAGGTCACGGCCTCCCCCGGGACCATTTCACGCGAAACCAAGTCAAACTGGTCACTGTAGATATTCTTCAACCACGTGGCGTCCGTCTTGTCCCCGTTGTTGACCTCGATTTGAATATGCCCGCCGTCGAGCAGGGCCACGACCCGGCTGCGCATGAGCAAGCCGGCGTCCCGGTGATCGCTGTCGTCCAGCGTGCGTGTGAGGAACAGCCACTCATCGCCGACGCGAATATCGGGGCGAAGCAGCCTGCTGAAGGACTGCGCAGAAGGGGTCGAAGATGCGGTGAGCGAAGTCGTGTCCATGCGCGGTGCTCCAAGCGTGTCTTGAGCCGCAGAGCATATCCGGCATGGATATCCGGCATTGCATGCGGTGGAATATTGCGAAGGTTGCCGCGCCCGGCGACCCTGCCGCGCTGCGGAGCAGGGATGTGCAGATGGAACCAACCGAAAGCATCATCACAGCGCCCCAACGACGCCCGTGGCCGCCCGGAAGTGCCCTACCAGGAGTGGCGCGACAGCGCTTGACAGTCTATTGCAACTCAGTTGCAATAGATCCGTGATAGGAGGACGCCCGGTGGGGCTATTGACTCCGATTGGCCCCTTCTCCCTCCGATCCAGAACCCCATGCGTTCAAACCCGTTGGCTGCGCTCGGCCTATGGCTGTTTTCAGCGATATTCGCCTGCGCCCAGGCGGCGCCGGTCCCGGTCGTGGCCGCGGAAAGCACATACGGCACCATCGCCCAAGCCATTGGCGGGCCCCATGTGCGGGTCAACAGCATCATCCAAAACCCGAACGTGGATCCCCACCAATTCGAGGCCTCACCGCAGACAGCCCTCGCGGTGGCACAGGCTGCGTTGGTGATCATGAACGGTCTGGGCTATGACGACTGGATGCGCAGGATGCTGGCTGCCAACCCCAAGCCTGGCCGGGTTGTGATGATTGCAGCGCAGCTGGGGGCAGCCATCGTGATGCCCAACAAGAATCCGCACGTGTTCTACGACCCGCGCGTCGGCCTGTTGGTGGCCCAGCGATTGGCACGCCAGCTGGAGGCCCTCGACCCGGCACATGCGGACGATTTCCGGCGCAATTTGCAGGTCTTCGCACAGAGTCTGCAGCCGGTCGACGCCGCGATTGCCCAGCTTCGTGCGCAGCACCCGCATCTTGCCGTGACGGCCACGGAGCCGCTTTTCGATTACATGCTGGGCCTGCTGGACTGGAAAAGCCTTGGCGAGACTTTCCAGTTGAACGTGATGAATGGCACCGAGCCAACACCAGGGGTGGTTGTGCGCTATGAGGACAATCTTCGCCACCGCCGTGTGGCGCTCTTGATCTATAACCGGCAAGTGAGCGATCCGCTGACTCAACGCATGCGCGATATCGCGCGCGCGAGCGGCATTCCCACCGTAGGACTCGATGAATTCGCGCCACCCGGTACGGGTTACGCGCAATGGTTGCTGGCCAGCTTGCGCAACGTGCAGCTGGCGCTGCACAAGGAGGCGCAATGAGCGCTGTGCAGCGCGGCGCGACCCTTGGCGGCCGCGATCCCGGTGCTGCGGCCGCGACGCCATCAGCCTGGGCCGTCCGTGCCAATGCCCTGACGTGCAGGCGCGCGGCACGCGCGGTAATCGAAACGCTGGATCTGCGCATCGCCCCTGGCCAGTTGGTCGGCGTATTCGGGAGTAACGGATCGGGCAAGACCACACTGCTGCAAACCCTGGCCGGCATTTTGCCTGTCGGTGGGGGCGAGCTCGCATTGCTCGGAGAAGAGCCCGCGCAGGCACGCACGCGCGTTGGTTACGTTGCCCAGAGCGTCCCCGAAGGCGCATACGGTCGCGTGGCTGTGGCCAGCTTCGTCGGCGCCGCCTGGCAGGGTGAGCGCTGGGGCCTGGGCCTGGTTGGGGCGAGCAGGCGAAGCCAAGCCCTGCAGCGGGCGCTGCGCAGCGTGGATGCGCTGCACCTGGCCGCTCGGCCAATGGCAGGGCTTTCGGGCGGCGAGCGCCAGCGCGTGTGCATCGCGCAGGCGCTGGTCAATCCGGTGCGTCTTCTTCTTCTGGACGAGCCGCTGTCGAACCTCGACCCGCGCGCCCAACAAAGCGTTCTGCTGCTGGTGAACAGACTGTGCCGTGACGAAGGCCTGACGGTGTTACTGACCGCGCATGACATCAATCCCTTGCTGCCCGTGATGGATCAAGTGCTCTATCTTGCTGGCAAACGCGGTCGCATGGGCACGGTCGACGAAGTGGTCAACGCCGAGTCGCTCAGTGCGCTGTATGGCCTGCCCATGTCCGTGGCGCGGCATGACGGCTACATGTTCATTCACCCGACACATGGT
It includes:
- a CDS encoding indolepyruvate ferredoxin oxidoreductase family protein yields the protein MDAPLPEAIRRALASVSLDDKYTLESGRALMSGIHALVRLPMLQRQRDAAAGLNTAGFISGYRGSPLGGYDQALWKAKKLLAANNIVFQPGVNEELAATALWGTQQLDLYPQSKQYDGVFGIWYGKGPGVDRCSDVFKHANMAGTARHGGVIAVAGDDHVAKSSTAAHQSDHIFKAVGFPVFFPSNVQDILDLGLHALAMSRYSGVWAGMKTIQEVVESSASVDVSHDRVRIILPTDFEMPPEGVHIRWPDDPLSQEARLMDVKWYAALAYIRANRLNHTVIDSPRARLGIMASGKAYNDTRQALADLGLDAEACAQLGIRLHKVAVVWPLEAAITREFATGLQEILVVEEKRQVIEYQLKEELYNWREDVRPNVIGKFDEREGDRTGGEWSQPNPGGNWLLPAKADLNPAIIARAIASRLDRLGILREAGVDVQRGIRERMEIIGAKERALAAMPISEKRPPWFCSGCPHNTSTRVPAGSRATAGIGCHYMVVWMDRSTTTFSQMGGEGVAWVGQAPFSKDKHVFANLGDGTYYHSGLLAIRQAISSQANITYKILFNDAVAMTGGQPVEGGLTVPQITRELQAEGVREIVVVTDQPQKYAGVHDLGPNIAVHHRDELDAIQLRLRDVPGTTVIVYDQTCATEKRRRRKRGLMEDPPRRVVINPLVCEGCGDCSEQSNCLSVEPLETEFGRKRAINQSTCNKDYSCLKGFCPSFVTVEGGALRKPKPAQAPSADALPVLPEPAIPDPVKADRAGGGCYGILVAGVGGTGVITIGQLLGMAAHIEGKGIVTQDAAGLAQKGGATWSHVLIADTPEHIHTTRVAMAEAELILGCDSIVTADRETLSRVREGRTYVALNTHGTPTATFVHQPDWQFPAAACRAAIEQAAGAGQIAGFDAEDAAVQLLGDALYANLMLLGFAWQKGWLPLQRASLLRAIELNAVGVEKNKTAFEWGRRAAADPQGFAALTATGQVIRFVRRPSLDEVIKRRVEFLTDYQSAGYAAQYAAFVAKVRAGEGPLQSSRLSEAVARYLFKLMSYKDEYEVARLHRTPEFAAQIQEQFEGDFKLHYHLAPPLLSKRDAKGHLVKREFGAWIGTVFGALRHFKVLRGTALDPFGHTAERRQERALIARYRDTVGELLGGLNAQNLELAVRIASVPEHIRGFGHIKADQLEQALAQWDALMLQWRQGGSNTGDGAPALTAARPQPEHA
- a CDS encoding benzoate/H(+) symporter BenE family transporter, with protein sequence MVGNRIASWFSPAHVSAGFIAVLVGYTSSAAIVFEAARAAGASPAEMASWLWALGIGMGLTCIGLSLYFRSPVLTAWSTPGAALLATGLAGVPMAEAIGAFVFASALIALCGVTGWFDQIMRRIPKALASAMLAGVLLQFGLDVFAALPDQRLLVSLMLGLFLLARRHLPRYAVPLTFLLGLLVAAAQGMIRVGSIRVAFTHPIWTSPAFSLPVVLGVGLPLFIVTMASQNVPGMAVLRTNGYATPSSPLISWTGLTGVLLAPFGGFSFNLAAITAAICMSKDADPDPARRYRAAVWAGVFYLVTGIMGATIASVFAAFPRALVVAIAGLALLGTIGNSLLNALGTEDEREPALVTFLVTASGLTMFGIGSAFWGLALGIAASWIFERR
- a CDS encoding helix-turn-helix domain-containing protein, with translation MTAEPAVDDPPGPHEIGRTVATRLRELRKQRGWSLDRAALQTGVSKAMLGQIERGESSPTVATLWKIAGGFACSLTSFLVDAAEPWADSHVRNAAAARAKPASDDMLVAPIFAYDPRFAFELLELTLLPGYVRHSEPHTAGVTEHVIVLQGRMDVMFAGQWTSLAPGDAVRFAADRPHGYRNLGDSAAVCLNLIHYAVTAPHPSHGGPSAPAQP
- the priA gene encoding primosomal protein N', translated to MVVLHIAVDAPLWDVLDYTHTEALVPGTLVRVPLGRQTVGGVVLDAAGPARAASATLRAVTEVVDALPPLGADWLALLRFAASYYQRPLGELMGAALPGWLRSRSAAAVAARVAAQRARRERAAFRLTPAGQLGLRAAIVPRHAALARLTSALGLAPLEEGASAAETRATPPLALAAARRLHPKAAALLRDWTAQGWVEPVPAPAARMPDDPGLPAEARPPHVLQAAQQAAVSAVCEAQGFAPFLLFGVTGSGKTEVYLRIVAHALAKDPRTQVLVLTPEINLTPPLATRLAERFPQESIALLHSGLAEAERFDHWRAAHSGEARIVLGTRLAALASLPRLALIIVDEEHDPSYKQQEGARYSARDLAVWRARQRGVPVVLGSATPALESWHAAQRGRYRLLELPERAAGRLPEVRLLHARQDPLLRTGGLVGAALQEAILQRLARGEQCLLFINRRGYAPVLRCPDCGWLSDCPHCDAHLVFHRTDRTLRCHHCGHRTPVPRACPDCGSLDLQPLGRGTQRVEEALVALFPQARIARIDADSVRRRGAAQSGFAKVHSGEVDILVGTQMITKGHDFQRVTLVAALNPDAGLFTHDVRGPERLFAQIMQAAGRAGRASGEPGANTVPTAGTADTDGSAAAPVHAAEMLVQTAYPEHMVYQTLRAHDYRSFAAQELVERRRAGMPPFSYQALLRAEHKRPETLEAFLLLATDLAAAPAQAAGLMVYPPVPASLARVAGVHRQHILVEGASRAALQGFLTQWRASLLESKARVRWAIDVDPTEF
- the hemE gene encoding uroporphyrinogen decarboxylase translates to MTALSNDTFLRALLRQPTDYTPVWLMRQAGRYLPEYNATRARAGSFLALAQNPDFATEVTLQPVDRFPLDAAILFSDILTVPDAMGLGLQFAAGEGPRFERPLRTEADVLALRPPDLDQLRYVFDAVAQIRRALQQGDTQRVPLIGFSGSPWTLACYMVEGHGSDDWRLTKTLLYSRPDLMHRILAVNADAVAAYLNAQIDAGAQAAMIFDSWGGALADGAFQEFSLGYSQRVISQLKREHEGRRVPVILFAKGGGPWLEAMSHSGADALGVDWTVNLGAARAQVGHRVALQGNLDPAILFAPPDRIAAQARTVLESFGPVTANAAVGHVFNLGHGISQFTPPEHVAALVEAVHGHSRTLRV
- a CDS encoding metal ABC transporter solute-binding protein, Zn/Mn family; protein product: MRSNPLAALGLWLFSAIFACAQAAPVPVVAAESTYGTIAQAIGGPHVRVNSIIQNPNVDPHQFEASPQTALAVAQAALVIMNGLGYDDWMRRMLAANPKPGRVVMIAAQLGAAIVMPNKNPHVFYDPRVGLLVAQRLARQLEALDPAHADDFRRNLQVFAQSLQPVDAAIAQLRAQHPHLAVTATEPLFDYMLGLLDWKSLGETFQLNVMNGTEPTPGVVVRYEDNLRHRRVALLIYNRQVSDPLTQRMRDIARASGIPTVGLDEFAPPGTGYAQWLLASLRNVQLALHKEAQ
- a CDS encoding metal ABC transporter ATP-binding protein — its product is MSAVQRGATLGGRDPGAAAATPSAWAVRANALTCRRAARAVIETLDLRIAPGQLVGVFGSNGSGKTTLLQTLAGILPVGGGELALLGEEPAQARTRVGYVAQSVPEGAYGRVAVASFVGAAWQGERWGLGLVGASRRSQALQRALRSVDALHLAARPMAGLSGGERQRVCIAQALVNPVRLLLLDEPLSNLDPRAQQSVLLLVNRLCRDEGLTVLLTAHDINPLLPVMDQVLYLAGKRGRMGTVDEVVNAESLSALYGLPMSVARHDGYMFIHPTHGFMPEVSPHCGHAHTHTDLTSGSPP